In Gossypium arboreum isolate Shixiya-1 chromosome 5, ASM2569848v2, whole genome shotgun sequence, a single genomic region encodes these proteins:
- the LOC108452598 gene encoding S-norcoclaurine synthase 2-like, protein MLKQFSLVFFVLFACYVGVNSRELKHITKELEVNAPACEAWELYRNLGLINLIVRKLPNVQNTQVLKGDGGVGTVVKTTFVPGNSSYTEEFTVIDDQKRVKAAKGLEGDCLAFGCSVLIVEFDIIEKSQNSCIIKSIVSYAIKKEFEAKDPKPTVQIEAITQASKEYLERNN, encoded by the exons atgctgaAGCAATTCTCATtggttttctttgttttgtttgctTGCTACGTTGGGGTTAATTCTCGGGAATTGAAGCATATTACGAAGGAGCTTGAAGTGAATGCGCCTGCATGTGAAGCTTGGGAACTTTATAGGAACCTTGGCCTCATAAATCTTATTGTTCGTAAGCTTCCAAATGTCCAAAACACTCAGGTTTTGAAGGGTGATGGTGGGGTCGGAACTGTTGTCAAAACCACTTTCGTTCCAG GGAATTCAAGTTATACTGAGGAATTCACTGTGATTGATGACCAAAAAAGGGTGAAAGCGGCAAAAGGCTTGGAAGGTGATTGTCTAGCATTTGGTTGCTCAGTTCTAATCGTTGAATTTGATATAATAGAGAAATCCCAAAACTCATGCATCATAAAATCTATCGTTTCATATGCTATCAAGAaagaatttgaagctaaagatccAAAGCCTACCGTCCAAATAGAAGCTATTACACAAGCTTCCAAGGAGTATCTCGAGAGAAACAATTAA